In a genomic window of Anoxybacter fermentans:
- a CDS encoding uracil-xanthine permease family protein — MIENVKMEVRNEVLSKEIPNVGKLSKPKLVTLGLQHAMAMFGATVLVPILTGLNVGVALFTAGIGTLLFHLITKGKVPAYLGSSFAFIAPITLVIKEYGDVSAAQGGIIIAGLIYAIMALIIYLVGPEFVERLFPPVVTGPVIMVIGLVLAPVAINMAKENWLVAGISLLTAALITVFGRGFVKLVPVIFGLVCGYIAALICGLVDFTVVKESAWLGLPEFTVPKFNWSAILMIAPVALVSMVEHVGDILAIGATVGKGREYLSDPGIHRTLLGDGLATSLAGIFGGPPNTTYSENTGVLALTKVYNPIVMRIAACFAIMMSIIPKLSALISTIPQPVVGGIAILLFGMITSVGIRTMVENNVDLTKARNLIIASVILVIGIGGAELKIRNLTIAGMALAGIAGLILNKILPENLGEE, encoded by the coding sequence ATGATAGAAAATGTCAAAATGGAAGTAAGAAATGAAGTTTTAAGTAAAGAAATTCCAAATGTCGGAAAACTAAGTAAGCCGAAATTAGTGACTTTGGGACTTCAGCATGCAATGGCCATGTTTGGAGCAACTGTACTTGTTCCCATTTTAACTGGTTTAAATGTTGGTGTGGCATTGTTTACTGCCGGAATAGGTACATTACTTTTCCATCTGATTACTAAAGGCAAAGTACCTGCATATCTAGGATCCTCTTTTGCATTTATTGCTCCAATTACACTGGTAATTAAAGAATATGGTGATGTTTCTGCTGCTCAGGGTGGAATTATTATAGCGGGTCTAATATATGCTATAATGGCTTTAATAATATATCTGGTTGGTCCTGAATTTGTTGAAAGGCTTTTCCCGCCTGTTGTTACAGGGCCAGTAATCATGGTTATAGGTCTGGTTTTAGCACCAGTTGCTATTAACATGGCAAAAGAGAACTGGCTTGTGGCTGGAATCTCTTTACTTACAGCAGCATTGATAACTGTCTTTGGTAGAGGATTTGTAAAATTGGTACCTGTCATCTTCGGTTTGGTTTGTGGATATATCGCTGCTCTAATTTGTGGATTGGTTGACTTCACAGTGGTTAAAGAATCAGCCTGGTTAGGATTGCCTGAATTTACAGTGCCAAAATTTAATTGGTCAGCAATACTGATGATTGCACCTGTAGCTCTTGTATCTATGGTAGAACATGTTGGAGATATTCTTGCTATCGGTGCTACAGTAGGGAAAGGAAGAGAATATTTAAGTGATCCGGGAATCCATCGTACCTTATTGGGTGATGGCTTGGCAACATCACTGGCTGGTATTTTCGGTGGTCCTCCCAATACGACTTATTCTGAAAACACAGGTGTTCTGGCTTTGACTAAAGTATATAATCCAATAGTGATGCGGATTGCTGCTTGCTTTGCTATCATGATGTCAATTATTCCAAAATTGAGTGCACTGATCAGTACAATTCCACAGCCAGTAGTTGGCGGAATAGCCATTCTCCTATTCGGTATGATTACTAGTGTTGGTATTCGAACAATGGTAGAAAATAATGTTGACTTAACTAAGGCTCGAAACTTGATTATTGCAAGTGTCATTCTGGTTATCGGAATTGGTGGTGCAGAATTAAAAATTCGAAATCTAACGATTGCTGGTATGGCTCTGGCAGGTATTGCGGGTTTGATCTTAAATAAAATTTTACCTGAGAATCTTGGAGAAGAATGA
- a CDS encoding metal-dependent hydrolase family protein, with the protein MIIRGARWFDSEKMQFHEGQQIWIEDGIIKNIGKGFDKPGREVIDLQRMLVLPGWIDAHLHLTLTGEADPISQWQQDGVVITAIKAVTYLKKHLQAGVTVLRDLGGDCDIVLELKKAQKAGLVEGPEIYTSGKALTMTGGHIYQISKEVDGPDIARKGAREELKKGVDLLKVIATGGILTQGVKPGSPQLNEDEIRAIVEEAHKAKRRVSAHVEGKEGIMNALRAGVDTLEHGIGLDLEAVEMIKNKSVVLIPTLAAPRLILRHREELPIEMVKKAEEVVEEHKHSFALAYKKGCKIAVGTDAGTPFNHHGKYYIELAEMLADGMKIEEVLQVASLNGAVALGIDDRCGNIEVGKIANLTIIDDCLDDREWYRNVRMVMYYGKLIRII; encoded by the coding sequence TTGATCATTCGCGGGGCCAGATGGTTTGATAGTGAAAAGATGCAGTTTCATGAAGGACAACAAATCTGGATAGAAGATGGTATAATCAAAAATATAGGAAAGGGGTTTGATAAGCCTGGGCGTGAGGTTATTGATTTACAGAGGATGCTGGTTCTTCCAGGTTGGATTGATGCCCATCTACATCTGACGTTGACAGGTGAAGCAGATCCCATCAGCCAATGGCAGCAGGATGGAGTGGTTATTACCGCAATTAAAGCTGTTACATATTTAAAAAAACATCTTCAAGCCGGGGTTACAGTATTAAGGGATTTGGGCGGGGACTGTGATATCGTTCTGGAATTGAAGAAAGCTCAGAAAGCGGGATTGGTGGAAGGTCCGGAAATTTATACTTCCGGAAAGGCTTTGACCATGACTGGAGGGCATATTTATCAGATAAGTAAAGAGGTAGATGGTCCTGATATTGCTCGAAAGGGAGCTAGAGAGGAATTGAAAAAAGGTGTTGATCTATTGAAGGTGATTGCTACAGGAGGTATATTAACACAGGGAGTTAAACCCGGCTCACCTCAGTTAAATGAAGATGAAATCAGAGCCATCGTGGAGGAAGCTCATAAAGCTAAGCGTAGGGTTTCTGCTCATGTGGAAGGAAAAGAAGGGATTATGAACGCCCTTAGAGCTGGGGTGGATACCTTGGAACATGGAATCGGACTTGATTTAGAAGCGGTGGAGATGATAAAAAATAAATCAGTGGTTTTAATTCCAACCCTGGCAGCACCGCGGTTAATTCTCCGTCATCGGGAAGAATTGCCAATTGAGATGGTTAAAAAAGCAGAAGAAGTGGTTGAAGAACATAAACATTCCTTTGCCCTGGCTTATAAGAAGGGGTGTAAAATCGCTGTCGGTACTGATGCTGGAACACCATTTAATCACCATGGAAAATATTATATTGAATTGGCAGAAATGTTAGCAGATGGAATGAAAATAGAAGAAGTTTTACAGGTAGCTTCACTTAATGGAGCAGTGGCATTGGGAATTGATGATCGTTGTGGTAATATTGAGGTAGGTAAAATTGCTAATCTGACGATTATTGATGATTGCCTGGATGATAGAGAATGGTATAGGAATGTAAGAATGGTCATGTATTATGGAAAATTGATACGAATAATATGA
- a CDS encoding ISL3 family transposase produces MQYNNIIKFLDLPDIIATEIISTEDRYIFIAEAKKNHIVCPQCGNITNKIHDTKWQNIRDIPIRGKLVIIRLLKKRYRCPYCHKRGIPEKYESIDKYARKTKRFDKYLAKETVSKDYSKVARENGLSYTAVNNAVKKVVDPLIKQQVSKLSQLKAISIDEFAVLKRHKYGVSITDPINRELIDILPTRKKDDLIDYFNCWEDEQRRQIQSISMDMWRPFKAVADAAFTHAKIVIDKFHLVTLMNRALDEVRKQVQQTVNNHQRRKFFQSRLLLQKRAEELTDEEHEKLIKLFELSPALEKAWELKEEFRDLLQLDDVKEATRALKRWYKEVIKSKLMPFYQVKKIIQRWEEKILNYFKTKITNGFAEGINNKIKLIKRIGYGVPNVMNLRRRVFNAMLSY; encoded by the coding sequence ATGCAATATAATAATATCATAAAATTTCTTGATTTGCCAGACATTATTGCAACTGAAATTATTTCAACGGAGGACAGATATATTTTTATCGCTGAAGCAAAGAAAAATCACATTGTGTGTCCTCAGTGTGGTAATATCACTAATAAAATCCATGATACAAAATGGCAAAATATTAGAGACATCCCCATAAGAGGTAAACTAGTAATCATTAGACTTCTAAAAAAAAGATATCGTTGTCCTTATTGTCATAAGAGGGGTATCCCTGAAAAATATGAAAGTATTGATAAATATGCCCGTAAAACCAAACGCTTTGATAAATATCTTGCTAAAGAAACTGTCAGCAAGGATTATTCTAAAGTTGCTAGAGAAAACGGGTTAAGTTATACAGCTGTTAATAATGCAGTTAAAAAAGTAGTTGACCCTCTCATTAAACAACAAGTTTCAAAACTTAGTCAATTAAAAGCCATCAGTATCGATGAATTTGCAGTTTTAAAACGCCATAAATATGGAGTTAGCATTACAGATCCAATTAATCGGGAGTTAATTGACATTTTACCTACTCGCAAAAAGGATGATTTAATTGACTACTTTAATTGTTGGGAAGATGAACAAAGACGACAGATTCAATCGATCTCTATGGATATGTGGCGGCCGTTCAAAGCAGTAGCAGATGCAGCATTTACTCATGCAAAAATTGTTATAGATAAATTTCATCTTGTAACTTTAATGAACAGAGCCCTTGATGAAGTTAGAAAACAAGTTCAACAAACAGTAAATAATCATCAGAGAAGAAAGTTTTTTCAAAGTCGTTTATTACTCCAAAAACGAGCTGAAGAATTGACAGATGAAGAACATGAAAAGCTCATCAAATTATTTGAACTCAGTCCAGCTCTAGAAAAGGCCTGGGAATTAAAAGAGGAATTCAGAGACCTATTGCAGCTAGATGATGTGAAAGAAGCCACCAGAGCTCTAAAAAGGTGGTATAAAGAAGTAATAAAAAGCAAGCTGATGCCTTTTTACCAGGTAAAAAAGATAATACAAAGATGGGAAGAAAAAATACTAAATTATTTTAAGACTAAGATAACCAATGGCTTTGCTGAGGGTATCAATAACAAGATTAAATTGATCAAAAGGATTGGATATGGTGTTCCAAATGTTATGAATCTAAGGAGAAGAGTATTTAATGCAATGTTAAGTTATTAA